TATAGTAAATTATATTTGTTCGTTGTTCAACGGCGGGTGCTACCCTGCCTTCGccgtgtttgttttacctgtgatgtagcttgagagggaggagctcacgttcatatgtagggtaggaggagccaggattgtcaggaggaggagtctttgcaaacaaaaatccaactttgctcatttggagctgacttttgacaaaatgtggaataacaagggagggagaaaacagAAGTCTTTCAACtgtgtccctctgaatgaggctgaagggatgtatatcactgtagcaaaaccattataaagtgaatttttcataatactgccctttGAAACATTGGTTTGCAAGCAGTAGTCACATAATGGTACCAAGAGCATTTCAGATACGTGTGATTGGATTTGCTAAACTGGAATAGTTTTAAGAACAATGACAGATGGAACAGGCCCCCAGGCTGCTTCTGCTGACATGCATGTTGGATAATCTATGTCAGGTTATTTATCATGCTATCACTTAGCTCAAGCACCATAATAGCCCTGTGAAAAATTGTGTTTGCCTAGTGgccataaaaaatatattgtagGCACGTTGCTGCTGAAACTGCACCACCAACTGCACTTATATTTTGGTTCTTTGTCTCTTCCAGCTGTTATCCCCCTGACTGACTCGGAGCACAAGCTGCTGGTACTCCATTTTGCCGTGGACCCTGGCCGGGACTGGGAGTGGGGGAGGGATGACAACGATAATACCAAGCTTGCCAAGTAAGTCTTGAATCTCCAATCTCTGGGTGATGCTTATCAACATCGTACACCGAGGCAGCGACTGCACATGTAGGGTGAGAGAAAGGGTCAACACTGCAAGCCAAGGCAGCGCTATCGTTCTGATAGCTCTAAATATTCAGTCTGTGCTCTGGTCAGAGAGATAGCAGGAAAATGACAAATCGTGAGTTCTGTCAGTCTTTGGTTAGGTTTCACAGGAAAGGCCGAGCGAAAGCAGCAACAACTTAAAAGACATTAATGCAATAATTTGTATTTGGTACACTTTGGGTGATTCATTCAATCTTTACCATGCATATGCCAAATAAAATGGTCAATTTTGTCTGAATAATAAATTTCAGAGTTTTAGTTATTAGTTGATGTAAGAAAAGTAAagatattagtctattatcacatatttttggaaaataaaagcgatatttctaaatgtcaatcGGGTacagtataattgcgctttgatcGTTTTtctattgaaggttgttttggagcctcgtatctcccgtgaaatctcaccgcagacttcgctgcagaaggacgctccaaacctcatGTTAACTCCGTATTCCTTTATTGTTTCTACTGGGGCAgttataattttaaagtataatgcttagaaatgtcTCTGTCTGTTATTCTCTCCACACGTACCGCGctgtgttttctcagagagagtcacgttctgtgacgtgtttttgcagaaaaagtgtttccatagcgctttagCGACACATTTCTGAAATtgctcctcatgaaagcgtaaagaCGTTTTTGCAATACATTagtgttttttcgaaattcaggtgtttgcATTACCAGTTTCTCTAGTTTATCAGTGTTTTACCTTTATCTTATTAATCATACTCTTGTGTTGGAACAGCCTCATCCTGTCTTTGGAGGCCAAACTCAACCTGCTGCACAACTACATGAATGTAACATGGATCCGAATTCCATCAGAAACAAGGGTAAGGTCGCCTATGTCACGTGTCTGTGTATGCCCATTGCAATGTTGGTTGTGCTTAATTTTATTCGTGGAGAGGCTCCTATTCCAGATGCCGAGGGTGTTTccaattcagaataaaagttaaatcctcatTAAACTGAcaatgtaaacacttaattccgaatgcaAAAGCAATTCCGAAtttaacttaaatccaaaaaggTGGCtgtttaattccaaattaaatataatcctctatcttgtaaacgtttaattctgctttaagttaattccggtcgttctgcgtATGCTCGGCTAGTCACGAtgatgcgctggtgacgacGTAATCCAAGATATCCGCCTGGActagagccgagactatttgtttaataagagccttagaagatatgggtataatgaaaagagtggatggacagaagcataaaTATGTGGACATTCACATGGAcatcagcaaacggaacagaCTTCAttggacgggtgatactaaaacccgtagacggagtaaatgcgcttccatactgcattcacaggctgtaatatcaccaagtttatcattgtacctgttagagctactattttTACCAGAGAGccaatatttattcctggttactGTTTTCCTGAGTTTTCCTGGGCTTTATGCACCGgcgattagttcctatctccttctcagtggaccaaagtgaaaccatATGTTGTTGTCCAACtacagtcaaaataaaagtgaaaacagttcttattatgtggtcttctatgttgtagccgaaaagaaaaggtttgttgtgtgttttttcctgatagacgtgatacgtcacgttccccccctgtccaatcagaacccttcccaaaccctagacctaaagcggaattgaataaagctgaataaacatgtttaccatgtaaacatcaattcggaattactatttctaaGTAAATACAAAGCAGTAAATTTCGAAtaattctaaattaaaaaacatcatgtaaccgtggccattatGTCTTCTTCTGTACTTGTCTTTGTGCAGGCTCCCCTGGCTCAGCCAGAGTCTCCAACGGCCTCTGCAGGTGAGGACGTCCAGTCTCTAGCAGAGTCAATGGACTCCGACCGTGAGTCTGTCGGAAGCAACTCTAATGTGAACACAGGAAAGCCGagcaaagaaaaagacaaagaaaagcaGCGAAAAGATAAAGACAAGACCCGCGCAGACTCTGTCGCCAACAAACTGGGAAGCTTCAGCAAAACTCTGGGGATTAAGCTGAAGAAGAACATGGGAGGGTTTGGTGGCCTCGTACATGGCAAAATGAACAAATCCAACTCCGGCTCAGGTCGTGGAGGTGAGAACGGGGGAGAAAAGGTGAAAAAGAAGGAGGCCAAGGCAACCAAGGGAAGCAAGGAAGAATCGGGACATTCAACCAGCTCCACCTCTTCAGAGAAAGCAATCAGTCCCTCGCCTACGGACAGACCCTCCAGTTCGTCTCCCACTGAAAGACTGGACAGTTTGGGGAAAGTCTCAGGAGACAAAAGCCTGGAGAACTGGAAATACAGCACTGATGTCAAGCTGAGCCTCAACATCCTAcgggctgccatgcaaggcgagCGCAAGTTTATTTTTGCAGGTCTGCTGCTCACCAGCCATCGGCACCAGTTTCACGAGGAGATGATTAGCTACTACATAACCAACGCTCAGGAGCGTTTCAGCCAGGAGCAGGAGCAAAAGAGGAAGGAGGTAGAGAAGAAGCCCCTCCCTTCCAACGAGGCCCCCACCAAGAAGCTGGAGCATGAGAGTGTCTTCCAGAGGGAGCGGTCAGACAGCTCGCCCCCGGAGAGCTGCTCTCCCATCCTGCCTCATCACACACACTCCTACAACAGTGCCCCCCCACCTCCACTCAGTGTCAAGATGCAAGGCAGAAACAGCCCCATCCCTGCCACTCCACTCATCCCTCCTTCGGTCCCTCCTCTCACCCCACCCACCACCTCACACCATGTCCCACACCCGGGCCCGACCCCCGCGCCTTACTCCTCCCCCAGTATTGGTGCTAAGAGACCCGGGCCCGTTCCTGTGTCTGCCCACTACAGCCAGACTCCGCCCATCCAAAGGCACAGTGTAATCCACTTACAAGATGTCAACATGCAATCCTCCATCTTCCAGGATGAGCCCTATAAGCCGATAGTGGGCACCCTCAAGACATGTGCCACCTATCCACAGCAGAACCGCACACTCTCCTCCCAGAGCTACAGCCCTGCTCGTCTGTCGGGGGTtcgcaccgtcaacactatgaaCACCCTCTCCTACAACATGCCCGGGGAACACAAGTCCCACACCTACACCAATGGGTTCAATGCGGGAGACATTCAGGACTGCCTAGAGTTTGCCGATGAGGACAACTCATCTCACACCTGGCTCAACCAGGACAAGACTAAAGGGCGGAGCTCTGGGAGTCCTTTGTACTGCTTTCAGCAGCGCCGCTGCAAGAGGGAGAATTGCTCCTTTTACGGCCGGCCGGAAACTGACAACTACTGCTCGTACTGCTACAGAGAGGAGCTGAAACGCAGGGAGAGGGAGAGTAAAGTGCAGAGGCCTGTATAGCCATCACTGCTGCTTCAACAGCATCATCTGCACTCGACTTATAGGGTTAcatgaaaacaaatgattttcttattttgttaaGGATTGTCTGTGTGACCCCATTGCCCTGCCCTTGTTGGTAAAGTTTGTTACTTTATGATGGGGAAAGCAGAACTTCCAACAGTGAGCAACTTTGGCCAGATAatgttacctttttttttttaattacttctgtttattttaatttagtctTTTACTTGTTTTAGAGTAAAAGTCATCTCACTCAGTGTAATGTAACTTCCTGTATGTGaagaaaagtttttatttttcaaagtaCAAAAGACTTGCATCTCTTCAGGAAGGAACATTTTTGCTCTTCTAATCAGTTTAAATGCAATACCTCTGCTTAATCTCCAAATTTATAGTTGTTTTGCAATCAAAATGTTAATGGGGGATTCACTATTAGACTTTAAAGCAATAAATTGGTGATTTGTTTTGCAACACTTTCTCCCACCTTTTGTCTATGCACTAATACTAGAGTTACTGTAGGTTACCAGTGTCTCGTACATTGTAAGCGGTTGTCAACGTGCTTTtgtaaacaatttgagccacaaaacaaataaatatgtaaagatATAGATGGAAACCTTGGAATAGGGGGATATTTAAAAGTCGTGTGCCCATTTGTTCAAAAGTTTACTCTGTCAGAATAAGACTCGAGTAATAGTTTCGTTCTAGTTGATCCTAAAGGCGGGCAGGCACTGTGTGATTTTTccaatcgttgtactcagctccagctcaaattaTTCGACtcaattcatgttctcacactatacagaCCAACAGACCTGaatgctcacactgtacgtccacACACGACACGTTGGgttcttgtttccggaaatgcaacgtataaagaagaagaagaactctgaagcgtcaccattaaaacagaagaagaagaagaagaacctggaAGAGGATAGACACTCTCAAATTTGAGCAAAAAGAGCTTCGAAACAGAAAAGGCTGCGATgcgatggaccaggaactgactggacagacgtgggcagtacggtcCGTCAGTTCTACAGCCGTCCTACAGTGTtgcctcacgaggagcgactgttTGATTTACATACGACATACGATtactgatcgggagctggtcatgtggtgttaatcgcttctcgtgaccctatgcatactacaccatgtatactatagtatgtatactatagtatgtatactacaccatgtatactacaccatgtatactagaccatgtatactatagtatgtatactacaccatgtatactacaccatgtatactatagtatgtatactacaccatgtatactacaccatgtatactacaataTGTATGCTATACCGTGTATACTATattatgtatactacagtatgtatactacagtatgtatactacagtatgtatactacagtatgtatactacaccatgtatactacagtatgtatactacaccatgtatactacaccatgtatactacaataTGTATGCTATACCGTGTATACTATattatgtatactacagtatgtatactacagtatgtatactacaccatgtatactataccgtgtatactatagtatgtatactacaccagggttggggtcaattctaattgtaatcgtgtaattgatcattacaaTTACGCCGTAATTTTCAAAacctgttgctgtcgtaattgttgaattgtaattgagttcaaataattgactttgtatttgtaattgccatgaaaattctatgaaaattgtaacttaacacaaaactggggaaccatgtgacagttctatgtacagttctacacatatgtagttaataattattaccattttaaaaacatttaatcaagGCGTATACTGACtgaaaaaaatgctcagacgcccacaccaaaaatattaaaacctatattttcattgattaggaagtttaataaggtaaccaatagatgggaaagaaattagatgatatgtatttgttttttgtgtattttacagctgatttaggacctgttattaatatagatgctaacagaaagcaaacacaagaggaaggatgacttttattaggttatttttttcagattcagtaattgtgattcattttaattgaactttagtaattgagaatgtaattctGACTGactttttgaggataaaaaataattgtaatttaattgtaaaaaaaatgctggtcactgtaattgtaattgaacatgggtaattgaaaacggaattgtaactgaaaaaggtaattgaccccaaccctgccatgtatactacatcatgtatttTACACCATGCGCGACATACGATTTAGCCGAGACTCggcccgatcccaaaaatagatgcACGAGtgaaaaatcggctcaaaatggagctaaaatcacagtgtatgcccgccttaaACAACCTCCTTCAACCTGTCAGTTTACAAACACTGCCaaactggcttttttttttttttaagattttgtaAAAGGTTACATCTCAAATGTTCCCAAAGTTTCTAGTGCCAAACACCAAACGATGTGCATAGGATGGAGTGCTACTCAAATATgcagtgtgtgtttctgtgtgtgcgcTGCCTGTCAGCCACTCTACAACGTGGGGAAGTCAGAGCTGGTCAGTGTGTATTTGTCCGAGTGTTATCGTCTCTTTCCCTCCCCtgcacagtcacacacacacacacacatgcacactcaaTGTGCAGTCATGCTATTAGCACTACGTGGTGACCTGTTGTCTAGATGTGTCACCTTGTCCCGTGTCAGATTGTTCTTCTTCCATATCTAGAGGCCGTTAGAAGAAGCACCTGCTGCTACGAGCACCTCAAGCCTTTGTGATCATCAGTGCTTTAACCAATCAGTGGGTTTGTTTTTCACAACCCTGGGCCTCCAAGTGCTTTTCTGCTCATTCGACTACTGTAACAATGCAGTGTTTGTATTACTGTTTGTTACTGTTTGTTCTGGTGATGCTTGGATAATGTACCATGCTGTCCTTAACTGTGTCCTGGCCAAGGATGTCCACTGCTCCCTCTGTTTgcttttgtctctctctctctctctctctctctctctctctctctctctctctgcaatGTTGCTCCTCTTTGTTCTATGTGAGAAGTTCATGGACTCTTCACCATAGTAGGACTGTAAGATATTGTTTTGTATTCCTTTAAGAGTtttacactactttaaattattaatttgcACATTAGGTACagatgtaaataataaaaaaaaaaatagtttattgtTACAAACATGGTGTATTGTGTGTGATATTTCTGTTCCTGCAAAGAACACTCAAAGAGCCAAAGAGTAAAGATGGCATTGCTAGGTCTATGTCTTAGAAGTCTATGATTCCCTTCAATGTGAGTGCAACCTTtcagacaccatgtagaagctgttattaggtcaatgatgctcaacatgtggctctttatgtcttaatttgacttattattcccccagaaaaccttaaaagggggaaactttgaacctttttttttaactatttccatttttcaacttcttttgtccaatttttgccccttttgacTTTAGCAACCCTTTgctaataaatatcccttttttcctatttttgcaagttcttttttccATCAAGTTTTTGTTCTTTCTATAATTTCTTTGGTCGCTTTTCATCCCAATGAGCTAACTttggcccaataaataccacttcttTTATTCCCTATATTTTGcccctttttgttccacatttttgccctttttcactattgtttgccacgtTTTGACCATTTCAGCTACACTTTGTCATTACATAATACCTGGTTCGtctttatttgccaattttttggcctctcttgactgctttttgcccattttagcACTTTtgcccaattacaattaaattactttttttttttctcgtttatcctgagaaagtcaattacaattaaattctcaattgcaaaagttcaattacaattaatcacaattactgagcctgaaataaataacctaataatgGTTACCTAACCTAATCCTCTTGCGTTAGCTtgctgttagcatctcttatgataacaggtcctaaattagccgtaaaatacactaaaaataaatatctatcatctaatttatttcctatctattggttaccttgtcaggcttcctaaataatgaaaatataggttttattatttttggtgtgagcatttgagccttttttctgtcagtatacccctagattaattttttttaaacagtaaaatgtgggaaagcttgatatgaaacatattttaataatagttaactacatatgtgtagaactgtacatagaactgtaacatggttccccagttttgcatgtAATTATACcgtaattgaccatttttatagaatcTTCATGGCAACtccaattacaaagtgaatcaTCTAAACTTAATAacaatttatttacaattacggcagcaacagattttattataattacgTCATTAGTGTAATTacttatcaattacgtgattacgattataattgaccccaaccctggtcatgGGACACTGGAGACACTCATGTTTTTGAGTGTCTCAGACTCACACCTTACAGTGAAAAAGGTgaattctatatttttcttcatCACTGCAGTCATCTAAACTCAGAATAAACCCAACGGGGAAAACTTTTCCTCAAAATGGAGACTTTTCTAAGTGCTGCCAAGTAGAGCAGATTAGCAGGCAGAGAGCTCAAAGTGCTTCTTCAGAGACAGACACTCCTACAGACGCAGGATGACTGACACCAAGCTGCAAAAAAAGCAGCTTTCAGCGAGTCCTGTTCTGCAGACAATGCATAGAGACGGGCTGAGGGTCTTTTGCAGGAGGGCTTAAGCCCCTGTATTAAGTGGAATGGTACACAAACTACCATGCATTGTGACTCAGAGCAGATTCAGAGAGATTTATCTGCCATCACTGCTATGAAAGTGCTGTAATTACAGCCTAATTTAATCTTTACGTGCAGGAAACACAGGCTCTTGGACGGTAAAAGCTGTTACTAATTATAATGACTTCACTCTGGCTGTTGGGAACTTTGTCTTTTCTACTTCCGCAAATCACTATTTTAggcacagatttaaaaaaaaaaaaaaaaaaatgtgctaaaGGCAGCAGCATACATACCAGTATGATTGGCTTGTGTGAACAAGTTAgttacaaaatgtttccaaatgaGAACGTTTTCCAACACATTAACGTGAATAAGTACTGACAGCTATAATACTAATGATCCTACTGTACCTCATGGGGAATTAAACAGactttaaagcaggatttgtgaaaaaataaacattaatctTTTAATGCCAGTGGTTGATGAAGTgttctaaaccaaagagaacgagcccacacacatttctctttaTTGCCTTGagcagattgtgtgatacattttgtactgctgttctgggcGCAAATTTCCCGCGCATTTCTGCGCTGGTGGGCGTTCTCAACGGCTTGGAGAGACCGCCCACTGCTGCAaataaggaataaaaacaagaagaagacggcttggagactgaaagacgACAAGCAgggtggactaaactactgtttgattccatagatgtacgcagaggcatgtgcacaggtcttgtagtaaacagtcacattaacggcgagtaaataaataactgtggcACAGTTGGAGTGTGGATTGGGTCGCATTTTCTCgtccgacccaacagtgaaaacctgtttttcttcaatgaaatgacatatttacgtttgttttagtggaaagcattaacaaacaactgttaatgtcaacatcaaatCAGCACACAGGAAACACAAACAGGGACGCAGcgcacgcaagagacccatcggatCTATTTAAATAATctatgtatcaaagataaagataatccatgttattgtgcagaaaaaggaatttTTCAATGCTGTATTCCTTTATGATTGTCCTTCCTCCCTGATCCGTGGATCCAGctctcactgttacagttaaagctccattcttcagggctacagcagctgcagcaggaaaggaagaacgctgcgtgCAAACGATACCATGTGACCGAACACGACCACCAGTTCTCAATATCTGTCTGAACCCGACCCGTCCGGTGCCTCAGGGTTCGGttgggtatccatcctctagtgTCAGCTTTGCTACGgtaataaacatttgatgcGCGCTCCCGCttcagttacactaaccaccgtggtgtcacgatggagtctgatttctagatcctgctctatgctcctttaaatatTTGATCTTTGTGTACATAAATTAAATTTGTGAATCAAACTGAATTCTTTTTAGTTACTCTAAACAGATGCATATGTTTACATGGCCTTTTTCCTACCTTGGTTGAAAAATCTTAACGCTGGGTACCGTAAATGGAATCTCCAAATGACTCAAAGTAGAGAataaacagaggtgtaaagagtactgatagatcctactcaagtagatgtactgttacttaattgaaattgtactcaagtgcaagtacaagtaagtcatacataaaatacttacgtacaattaaaaaaaaaagtagccaaattgaatagtactcaaagtaaaagttactttcaccatccacgtttatttttaataataaatcttgccacggttcccttgtatacagtaaacatctcatgtagaaacctAAAGAGTAtgagaccaaatctaccacattTGGAAGTTCTGtatgaaaaattatttatttatcttttgataaaataacaccaatgaattcaatgcaaaataaaagaagaatagCTAAATTTATAAACTCTATAACTGAGAAAATACCCACCATTCCATACTGTGTTGAtgctgtgcattacatttaatctgattggttggctatgattgttgtctggtcatttcattttttgtagtttcacaatgtctgttgatcattttctaACAAAATCAGTTGTAATTTACTcaataacggttgggtgtagaatgTAATGGATTACTTTACTTcttagtacaagtaaaactCCTGACTGTGAGTTTCTTTCACCTCTGAGAATAAATGTGCGATGTAAGTGGATGCAGAAGATGAACGCTTGCTTTTATGGCCATAGAATTTTGTGAAGTTAAAACAGCTGCAAAACGTTGTTCACGTGCACTTAAACGTGCACATATGACACGTAGTGTGCATTGGCACCATGTGCGTGTGCAAAAACAGTGAAGTGTGGCTAACAGCGTACTTTGACTATTCtagtgtaaatgtaaatgtaccaTTTTTATGTGCTCTACACATAGTTGTTATAGTTTCAGGCTTTAGTTTGAACCATGAATCACATATTtatagaaaaacagaaaaaatagaaacacaGGCAGAAACGGTGACTTTATTTTAACTGGAAAGTTGCAACGAgagattcttgtttttttaggcTTTTCTTCCTAGTGGCGACtctttgagtgtgtgtttttgtccgtGGAGCAGCAGCAGGCCGTAGGTTGTTGGTGGAGTGGGAGTGAGGAAAAGGGCCCGCGGGCTGTCATGTGTGGAATAAACTACATACTCTCAAATGTCACCTCGAAGCTGTGTGGATAGTGGATGCTGATGAGCTGCACCACGTGtatcctttgttctttggttattccgttttaaaaccaaaat
This genomic window from Gouania willdenowi chromosome 6, fGouWil2.1, whole genome shotgun sequence contains:
- the otud7a gene encoding OTU domain-containing protein 7A isoform X2, producing MPIYTFQLPDLSVYSEDFRSFIERDLIEQSTMMALEQAGRLNWWSTMCTSCKKLLPLATTGDGNCLLHAASLGMWGFHDRDLMLRKSLYTMMKSGAERDALKRRWRWQQTQQNKESGLVYTEEEWEREWNELLKLASSEPRTHLSKNGNTSGGVDNSEDPVYESLEEFHVFVLAHVLRRPIVVVADTMLRDSGGEAFAPIPFGGLYLPLEVPPSRCHCSPLVLAYDQAHFSALVSMEQRDQQREQAVIPLTDSEHKLLVLHFAVDPGRDWEWGRDDNDNTKLANLILSLEAKLNLLHNYMNVTWIRIPSETRAPLAQPESPTASAGEDVQSLAESMDSDRESVGSNSNVNTGKPSKEKDKEKQRKDKDKTRADSVANKLGSFSKTLGIKLKKNMGGFGGLVHGKMNKSNSGSGRGGENGGEKVKKKEAKATKGSKEESGHSTSSTSSEKAISPSPTDRPSSSSPTERLDSLGKVSGDKSLENWKYSTDVKLSLNILRAAMQGERKFIFAGLLLTSHRHQFHEEMISYYITNAQERFSQEQEQKRKEVEKKPLPSNEAPTKKLEHESVFQRERSDSSPPESCSPILPHHTHSYNSAPPPPLSVKMQGRNSPIPATPLIPPSVPPLTPPTTSHHVPHPGPTPAPYSSPSIGAKRPGPVPVSAHYSQTPPIQRHSVIHLQDVNMQSSIFQDEPYKPIVGTLKTCATYPQQNRTLSSQSYSPARLSGVRTVNTMNTLSYNMPGEHKSHTYTNGFNAGDIQDCLEFADEDNSSHTWLNQDKTKGRSSGSPLYCFQQRRCKRENCSFYGRPETDNYCSYCYREELKRRERESKVQRPV
- the otud7a gene encoding OTU domain-containing protein 7A isoform X1, translated to MTLDMDAVLSDFVRSTGAEPGLARDLLEGKNWDLSAALNDYEELRQVHTANLPRVFNEGRYYKQPETRDTPTHVSKIERPCTQKQEDNAQEKRLSRGISHASSAIVSLARLQVASECTSEQFPLEMPIYTFQLPDLSVYSEDFRSFIERDLIEQSTMMALEQAGRLNWWSTMCTSCKKLLPLATTGDGNCLLHAASLGMWGFHDRDLMLRKSLYTMMKSGAERDALKRRWRWQQTQQNKESGLVYTEEEWEREWNELLKLASSEPRTHLSKNGNTSGGVDNSEDPVYESLEEFHVFVLAHVLRRPIVVVADTMLRDSGGEAFAPIPFGGLYLPLEVPPSRCHCSPLVLAYDQAHFSALVSMEQRDQQREQAVIPLTDSEHKLLVLHFAVDPGRDWEWGRDDNDNTKLANLILSLEAKLNLLHNYMNVTWIRIPSETRAPLAQPESPTASAGEDVQSLAESMDSDRESVGSNSNVNTGKPSKEKDKEKQRKDKDKTRADSVANKLGSFSKTLGIKLKKNMGGFGGLVHGKMNKSNSGSGRGGENGGEKVKKKEAKATKGSKEESGHSTSSTSSEKAISPSPTDRPSSSSPTERLDSLGKVSGDKSLENWKYSTDVKLSLNILRAAMQGERKFIFAGLLLTSHRHQFHEEMISYYITNAQERFSQEQEQKRKEVEKKPLPSNEAPTKKLEHESVFQRERSDSSPPESCSPILPHHTHSYNSAPPPPLSVKMQGRNSPIPATPLIPPSVPPLTPPTTSHHVPHPGPTPAPYSSPSIGAKRPGPVPVSAHYSQTPPIQRHSVIHLQDVNMQSSIFQDEPYKPIVGTLKTCATYPQQNRTLSSQSYSPARLSGVRTVNTMNTLSYNMPGEHKSHTYTNGFNAGDIQDCLEFADEDNSSHTWLNQDKTKGRSSGSPLYCFQQRRCKRENCSFYGRPETDNYCSYCYREELKRRERESKVQRPV